Proteins encoded by one window of Blautia argi:
- the leuS gene encoding leucine--tRNA ligase, whose product MAVPYNYKAIEQKWRKNWEEHPVNVDDGKKPKYYCLDMFPYPSGNGLHVGHWRGYVISDVWSRFKMMQGYYLIHPMGWDAFGLPAENYAIKMGVHPAKSTADNIANIKRQINDIAAIYDWDREVNTTDPAFYKWTQWIFVKMFKEGLAYEKEFPINWCPSCKTGLANEEVVNGKCERCGSEVTKKNLRQWMLRITKYADRLLDDLDKLDWPEKVKKMQAEWIGKSYGAEVDFPVEGREEKITVYTTRPDTLHGATFMVLAPEHAMAKELATDETREAVEKYIYDASMKSNVDRLQDKEKTGVFTGSYAVNPLNGKKMPIWLSDYVLADYGTGAIMCVPAHDDRDFEFATKFNIPIIQVIAKDGKEIENMTEAYTEASGTMINSGDWNGMESAVLKKEAPIMIEKMGIGRKTVNYKLRDWVFSRQRYWGEPIPIIHCPNCGNVPVPEDQLPLTLPEVESYEPTGTGESPLAGIDEWVNTTCPCCGAPAKRETNTMPQWAGSSWYFLRYVDSKNDKALVSKEKANKYLPVDMYIGGVEHAVLHLLYSRFYTKFLHDIGVVDFDEPFTKLFNQGMITGKNGIKMSKSKGNVVSPDDLVRDYGCDSLRLYELFVGPPELDAEWDDRGIDGVYRFLNRFWKLAMDSKEANVEATKEMVKLRHKLVFDITQRLESFSLNTVISGFMEYNNKFIEMAKKTGGIDKETIETFTQLLAPFAPHISEELWQEYGHEDSVFHTQWPKADAEAMKDDEIEVPVQINGKTKAVVCISADATKEEAIAAGKEAIADKLTGTIVKEIYVPKKIINIVQK is encoded by the coding sequence ATGGCAGTACCTTATAATTATAAGGCAATTGAACAGAAATGGCGCAAAAACTGGGAGGAACACCCGGTAAACGTAGATGACGGAAAAAAACCGAAATACTATTGTCTGGATATGTTTCCGTATCCTTCAGGAAATGGCCTTCATGTAGGACACTGGAGAGGATATGTTATCTCTGATGTCTGGAGCCGTTTTAAAATGATGCAGGGATATTACCTGATTCACCCAATGGGCTGGGACGCTTTCGGTCTTCCGGCAGAAAACTATGCTATTAAAATGGGTGTTCACCCGGCAAAATCCACAGCAGACAACATTGCCAATATTAAAAGACAGATTAATGACATTGCAGCTATTTATGACTGGGACAGAGAGGTAAATACCACTGACCCTGCCTTTTATAAATGGACACAGTGGATTTTTGTGAAGATGTTTAAAGAAGGTTTAGCTTATGAAAAGGAATTCCCGATTAACTGGTGTCCTTCCTGTAAAACAGGTCTGGCTAATGAAGAGGTTGTAAACGGTAAATGTGAACGCTGCGGTTCTGAGGTTACAAAGAAAAATCTTCGTCAGTGGATGCTGAGAATTACCAAATATGCAGACCGTCTTTTAGATGACCTGGATAAACTGGACTGGCCGGAAAAAGTAAAGAAAATGCAGGCAGAATGGATTGGAAAGTCCTATGGTGCAGAGGTAGATTTCCCGGTTGAAGGAAGAGAAGAAAAGATTACAGTTTATACCACAAGGCCGGATACCCTTCATGGAGCAACTTTTATGGTACTGGCGCCGGAGCATGCTATGGCAAAAGAGCTGGCTACTGATGAAACAAGAGAAGCTGTGGAAAAATATATTTACGATGCTTCTATGAAATCCAATGTAGATCGTCTGCAGGATAAGGAAAAAACAGGTGTATTTACAGGAAGCTATGCAGTAAATCCATTAAACGGTAAAAAGATGCCTATCTGGCTGTCTGACTATGTATTGGCAGATTACGGTACAGGTGCGATTATGTGTGTACCTGCTCATGATGACCGTGATTTTGAGTTTGCTACAAAATTCAATATTCCGATTATTCAGGTTATTGCCAAAGACGGAAAAGAAATTGAAAATATGACAGAAGCTTATACAGAAGCTTCCGGTACCATGATTAACTCCGGTGACTGGAATGGTATGGAATCTGCAGTACTGAAAAAGGAAGCGCCTATTATGATTGAAAAAATGGGAATCGGACGCAAGACAGTAAATTACAAGTTGCGTGATTGGGTATTCTCCCGTCAGCGTTATTGGGGTGAACCAATTCCGATTATTCACTGTCCGAACTGCGGTAACGTACCGGTGCCGGAAGATCAGCTTCCGTTGACTTTGCCGGAGGTAGAATCCTACGAACCTACAGGCACAGGAGAGTCCCCGCTTGCAGGTATTGATGAATGGGTGAATACAACCTGTCCTTGCTGCGGCGCGCCGGCCAAAAGAGAAACAAACACCATGCCGCAGTGGGCTGGTTCTTCCTGGTATTTCCTGCGTTATGTAGACAGCAAAAATGACAAGGCTCTGGTATCTAAAGAAAAAGCAAACAAATATCTGCCGGTAGATATGTACATCGGCGGTGTAGAACATGCGGTACTGCATCTTCTGTATTCCCGTTTCTATACAAAATTCCTGCATGATATCGGGGTTGTGGATTTTGATGAACCGTTTACCAAGTTATTTAACCAGGGTATGATTACTGGAAAGAACGGTATTAAAATGAGTAAATCCAAAGGAAACGTGGTATCTCCTGACGATTTGGTAAGAGATTACGGCTGTGATTCCTTAAGACTTTACGAACTCTTTGTAGGTCCGCCGGAATTAGATGCAGAATGGGACGACAGAGGTATTGATGGTGTTTACCGTTTCTTAAATCGTTTCTGGAAGTTGGCTATGGACAGCAAGGAAGCAAATGTGGAAGCAACAAAGGAAATGGTGAAACTTCGTCACAAGCTGGTGTTTGATATTACACAGCGTCTGGAAAGCTTTAGCTTAAATACGGTTATTTCCGGATTTATGGAGTACAATAACAAATTTATTGAAATGGCTAAGAAAACAGGCGGTATTGATAAAGAAACCATCGAAACCTTTACACAGCTTCTGGCACCGTTTGCCCCTCATATTTCAGAAGAACTGTGGCAGGAATACGGACATGAAGATTCTGTTTTCCATACACAGTGGCCAAAGGCAGATGCAGAAGCTATGAAAGACGATGAAATCGAGGTTCCTGTACAGATTAACGGTAAGACAAAAGCTGTTGTATGCATCAGCGCAGATGCTACAAAGGAAGAGGCGATTGCAGCAGGTAAGGAAGCTATTGCAGATAAGCTGACTGGAACTATCGTGAAGGAAATTTATGTTCCTAAGAAAATAATTAATATTGTGCAGAAATAA
- a CDS encoding transcription repressor NadR: MVGETRRKEILKYISESDTPVSGTKLAELFHVSRQVIVQDIALLRAADSDILSTNRGYICCHPQKYTRIFSVCHTDERIEEELNIVADCGGTVEDVFVQHEVYGELRAVLNISSRRQVKQFLEDIRTGKSRPLTNLTSGHHCHTVSADSEEILDMIEEALKKSGICKD, encoded by the coding sequence ATGGTTGGAGAAACACGCAGAAAAGAAATTTTGAAGTATATTTCGGAAAGTGATACGCCAGTATCAGGAACAAAACTTGCAGAGCTTTTTCATGTGAGCAGACAGGTAATTGTACAGGATATTGCTCTGTTAAGGGCAGCAGATTCTGATATTCTTTCTACAAACAGAGGATATATTTGTTGCCATCCTCAAAAATATACCAGGATTTTTTCCGTTTGTCATACGGATGAACGAATAGAAGAAGAACTGAATATTGTGGCAGACTGTGGTGGAACAGTAGAAGATGTCTTTGTGCAGCATGAGGTGTACGGAGAATTAAGGGCAGTGTTGAATATCAGTTCCCGGCGTCAGGTAAAGCAGTTTTTAGAGGATATCCGAACCGGAAAATCCAGGCCTCTTACAAATCTTACTTCTGGTCACCATTGCCATACAGTCAGTGCGGACAGCGAGGAAATATTGGATATGATAGAGGAAGCGTTAAAAAAATCAGGTATCTGCAAAGACTGA
- the brnQ gene encoding branched-chain amino acid transport system II carrier protein, whose translation MEKLKIRQMMSLTLTLFAVFFGAGNMIFPPAMGQKAGENYLPALVGFILTDAGIALLGIVAVVLVGNKIMDLGDLVSRHFSLFLSITVYLLIGPLFALPRTGSVSYELAVRPYVPQQYVWLVSLGVTAVFFSLTYYFSGNPGKIVDIIGKYMTPILIISITLIFLVCLFSDKSGNTLQYGAAKEAVGEYRNIAFFKGMIEGYNALDGPAGPVFAIIIINAVTGFQVKERKNVVKYTIVSGIGAVLILSVVYYMLTYIGATTHTSFENGGILLSAVAGDLLGPVGGIVLGASVFLACMTTSIGLTTSFADYFHELIPSVSYRKITAVVCLFSFAVSNVGLSYLIAVSQPILMMIYPVLIVLIVLSFGQKWIGDKKMVYILSMAAAFAVAFLNAMDSIGITFGVLTDWGRKLPFYHLHLGWIVPAVCGAVLGAVVKKKT comes from the coding sequence ATGGAAAAACTCAAAATAAGGCAGATGATGTCTTTAACCTTAACTTTATTTGCTGTGTTCTTTGGAGCAGGCAATATGATTTTTCCTCCTGCAATGGGACAGAAGGCAGGGGAAAACTACCTACCGGCTCTTGTAGGATTTATTTTGACTGATGCAGGGATTGCTTTGCTTGGAATTGTTGCAGTGGTGCTGGTGGGGAACAAAATTATGGATCTGGGCGACCTTGTAAGCAGACACTTTTCTCTGTTTTTATCCATTACGGTTTATTTATTGATTGGACCGCTTTTTGCGCTTCCGAGAACAGGAAGCGTATCTTATGAGTTGGCGGTTCGCCCCTATGTGCCTCAGCAGTATGTATGGCTGGTTTCTCTTGGGGTAACGGCAGTATTCTTTTCCCTGACTTACTATTTCAGCGGGAATCCGGGTAAAATCGTAGACATTATCGGGAAATATATGACACCGATTTTGATTATCAGTATCACTCTGATTTTTCTGGTCTGTCTTTTTTCTGACAAATCAGGAAATACCTTGCAATATGGAGCAGCAAAGGAAGCTGTAGGAGAATACAGAAACATCGCCTTTTTTAAAGGAATGATTGAAGGCTATAATGCGCTGGACGGACCGGCAGGACCTGTGTTTGCGATTATTATTATCAATGCAGTCACTGGATTTCAGGTGAAGGAACGGAAAAATGTTGTAAAATATACCATTGTTTCCGGAATCGGAGCAGTTCTGATTTTAAGTGTGGTTTATTATATGCTGACGTATATCGGTGCTACAACACATACATCATTTGAAAATGGAGGCATTCTGTTAAGCGCAGTGGCAGGAGATCTTCTGGGACCTGTGGGTGGAATTGTGCTGGGTGCATCTGTGTTTTTGGCATGCATGACTACCTCCATTGGATTGACTACTTCTTTTGCAGATTATTTCCATGAACTGATACCTTCTGTATCCTATCGAAAAATAACAGCTGTGGTGTGTTTGTTCAGCTTTGCAGTAAGCAATGTAGGACTTTCTTACCTTATTGCTGTTTCCCAGCCGATATTAATGATGATTTATCCGGTTTTAATCGTACTGATTGTTCTTTCCTTTGGACAGAAGTGGATTGGAGATAAAAAAATGGTTTATATTCTCAGTATGGCCGCAGCATTTGCAGTGGCATTTTTAAATGCCATGGACAGTATTGGCATTACCTTCGGGGTTCTGACGGACTGGGGGCGTAAACTGCCTTTCTATCATCTGCATCTGGGGTGGATTGTTCCTGCGGTGTGTGGGGCAGTACTGGGAGCGGTTGTAAAAAAGAAAACCTGA
- a CDS encoding GNAT family N-acetyltransferase: protein MLKPEIRTARKEEAALLAKIEALCFPKAEAASEEEIRVRMETFLENFFVAEIDGTVVGFINGGTTDKPSLPDELYHNASLHKPEGAYQTVFGLDILPEYRHRKIAGSLLEYMVEISRQRGKKGVILTCKEHLIPFYESHGFHNFGVSQSEHGNAVWYDMRREFSK from the coding sequence ATGTTAAAACCAGAAATAAGGACAGCCAGAAAAGAGGAAGCAGCTCTTCTGGCAAAGATAGAAGCCCTGTGCTTTCCAAAAGCAGAGGCAGCATCAGAGGAAGAAATCAGGGTACGCATGGAAACCTTTTTGGAAAATTTTTTTGTAGCTGAGATAGACGGAACGGTCGTAGGATTTATCAACGGAGGAACCACAGATAAGCCGAGCCTTCCGGACGAACTGTACCATAATGCCAGTCTGCATAAGCCGGAAGGGGCTTATCAGACAGTATTTGGCTTAGATATACTGCCAGAATACAGGCACCGGAAAATTGCGGGAAGTTTGTTGGAATATATGGTAGAGATAAGCAGGCAGAGAGGGAAAAAGGGAGTAATTCTTACCTGCAAGGAACACTTGATTCCTTTTTATGAAAGTCATGGCTTTCATAATTTCGGCGTTTCTCAGTCAGAGCATGGAAACGCAGTATGGTATGATATGAGAAGAGAGTTTTCAAAATAG
- the nadC gene encoding carboxylating nicotinate-nucleotide diphosphorylase — protein MNDITMNLNADHLIRQALQEDITSEDITTNAVMREAKQGEVQLICKQDGVVAGLAVFERVFKLLDKDTEVEFYVKDGEKVKNKQLLGVVRGDIRVLLSGERTALNYLQRMSGIATYTRQIADLLEGSKIKLLDTRKTTPNMRIFEKYAVKAGGGYNHRYNLSDGILLKDNHIAAAGGVRQAIEMAREYAPFVRKIEVETETLDMVKEAVEAGADIIMLDNMTPETMKKAVELIDGRAETECSGNVTKENIDRLISIGVDYISSGALTHSSPILDLSLKNLREI, from the coding sequence ATGAATGACATTACTATGAATTTAAATGCAGATCATTTAATCAGACAGGCTTTACAGGAAGATATTACAAGTGAAGATATTACCACGAATGCAGTGATGAGGGAAGCGAAACAGGGAGAGGTGCAGCTTATCTGTAAACAGGACGGAGTTGTTGCAGGACTGGCTGTTTTTGAACGGGTTTTCAAGTTATTAGACAAAGATACCGAAGTGGAATTTTATGTAAAAGACGGAGAAAAAGTAAAAAATAAACAGCTTCTGGGAGTGGTAAGAGGCGATATCCGCGTTTTACTTTCCGGCGAACGTACAGCGCTGAATTATCTTCAGAGAATGAGTGGCATTGCCACCTATACAAGACAGATTGCAGATCTTTTAGAAGGGAGTAAAATCAAACTTCTGGATACCAGGAAGACAACTCCGAATATGAGAATTTTTGAAAAATATGCAGTGAAAGCAGGCGGCGGATACAATCACAGATATAATCTTTCTGACGGAATCTTATTAAAAGATAACCACATAGCAGCAGCAGGCGGCGTGCGTCAGGCCATTGAAATGGCAAGGGAATATGCGCCTTTTGTACGGAAAATTGAGGTGGAAACAGAAACTCTGGATATGGTAAAGGAGGCTGTAGAGGCAGGCGCAGATATTATTATGCTGGACAATATGACGCCGGAAACCATGAAAAAGGCTGTGGAACTTATTGATGGCCGCGCAGAAACAGAGTGTTCCGGAAATGTGACAAAAGAGAATATTGACAGGTTGATTTCTATTGGTGTAGACTATATTTCCAGCGGAGCTTTGACACACTCATCTCCGATTCTGGATCTTTCCCTGAAAAATCTTCGTGAAATTTAA
- a CDS encoding Alw26I/Eco31I/Esp3I family type II restriction adenine-specific DNA-methyltransferase produces the protein MNNTQYKELWSSLSKRSRRIETKMDALTRKRTGSYYTDLELTDAMMRELVEHLKDKNPTKKLYDYRFLEPCVGAGNFVFSYIKAVKATGINKENAKIMLDNLYVADVNTDALNGYKESLREISRVFWNIQLSEEYFEQHIGNGLLIDVTATEPVYIDINKIFPPEIVGNGFDIVVTNPPFKNLKAERGHYGNKEEYYRDKDKYSAISKIVKKRFRYSTEGILNLYKLFAEEIIDQYANETAFVSLLIPSSIMSDKMCTKLRTHILKDNKLISVKVIGEGSGYIDAQQALSSIFLQKGSKTDKVTIVKDYCKNPGDIAEVTINDILNENTGNAIVAVFSKEYQILRKLRQFPVVKELSFITNLRGELDLTANKHNIVHMNTGYPLIRGRNIGYYNLLAASENEFVAVEFVNTTKKKCYIEQERIICQQIANMNKERRVTFALAPQNCVLGNSCNFISVGENPYGIDIYTLLGLFNTKIINWLFKLTSSNNHVNNYEIDCFPIPVEAPELKEISMLTRIFLNEQNDLVLEEIEELAYKAYGILAYRGEEK, from the coding sequence ATGAACAATACACAATATAAAGAGTTATGGTCTTCCTTAAGTAAAAGAAGCAGGCGCATTGAAACAAAAATGGATGCTTTGACACGAAAGAGAACGGGAAGCTATTATACGGATTTGGAGCTTACAGATGCGATGATGAGGGAACTGGTTGAACATCTCAAGGATAAAAATCCGACAAAAAAACTATATGACTATCGTTTTTTAGAACCATGTGTTGGTGCGGGAAATTTTGTCTTTTCATACATCAAAGCTGTTAAAGCTACTGGAATTAATAAAGAGAATGCCAAAATTATGTTGGATAATCTTTATGTTGCAGATGTAAATACAGATGCTCTTAATGGATATAAAGAATCTTTGAGGGAAATATCCAGGGTATTTTGGAATATTCAGTTGTCAGAAGAATACTTTGAACAACACATAGGAAACGGTTTGTTAATTGACGTAACAGCAACAGAACCGGTCTATATTGATATAAACAAAATTTTCCCCCCGGAGATTGTAGGAAACGGCTTTGACATTGTTGTTACAAATCCACCTTTTAAAAATCTAAAAGCTGAGCGTGGACATTACGGAAATAAAGAGGAGTATTATAGGGACAAAGACAAGTATTCCGCAATTTCAAAAATAGTAAAGAAACGTTTCAGATATTCCACAGAAGGGATTTTGAATTTATATAAATTATTTGCGGAAGAAATTATTGACCAATATGCAAATGAAACCGCATTTGTCAGTCTGTTGATTCCCTCTTCCATAATGTCTGATAAGATGTGTACAAAGTTAAGAACACATATACTCAAAGATAACAAATTAATTTCTGTAAAGGTGATTGGAGAAGGCAGCGGATACATAGATGCCCAGCAGGCTTTAAGTTCCATTTTTTTACAAAAGGGCAGTAAAACAGATAAGGTAACGATTGTTAAAGATTATTGTAAGAACCCAGGAGATATTGCAGAAGTTACAATAAACGATATTTTGAACGAAAATACTGGAAATGCGATTGTTGCGGTTTTTTCAAAAGAATATCAGATTTTGCGGAAGCTAAGGCAGTTTCCGGTTGTTAAGGAGCTTTCTTTTATAACTAACTTAAGAGGAGAATTGGATTTAACTGCAAACAAGCATAATATTGTTCATATGAATACAGGCTATCCGCTGATAAGAGGCAGGAATATTGGTTATTACAATTTACTGGCTGCATCAGAAAACGAATTTGTGGCAGTTGAATTTGTCAATACAACAAAAAAGAAATGCTATATTGAACAGGAGAGAATTATATGCCAGCAAATCGCGAATATGAATAAGGAGAGGCGTGTGACTTTTGCATTGGCTCCCCAAAATTGTGTATTAGGAAATTCGTGTAATTTTATATCTGTAGGAGAAAACCCATATGGAATAGATATATATACGCTGTTAGGCTTATTCAATACCAAAATAATAAACTGGTTATTCAAATTGACAAGCAGCAATAATCATGTCAACAATTACGAGATTGACTGCTTTCCGATTCCTGTAGAAGCACCGGAATTAAAAGAGATTTCTATGCTTACAAGGATATTTCTGAATGAACAGAATGATTTAGTTCTTGAGGAAATAGAAGAATTGGCATATAAAGCGTATGGTATTTTAGCATATAGAGGAGAAGAG
- a CDS encoding L-aspartate oxidase encodes MKKIKTDVLIVGTGASGLFAALHIPLDRQVLMITKDEIQCSDSYLAQGGICVLRDEDDYDSFMEDTLKAGHYENRKESVEIMIRSSRAVIEELLEYGVDFAKKDGELDYTREGCHSKARILFHEDVTGEEITSKLLQAAKKRSNVRILDHVTMLDIIESENICLGILAETKEGGLLGIEAGQTILASGGIGGLYQHSTNYPHLTGDALAIAMRHGVELEHIDYIQIHPTTLYSTRPGRRFLISESVRGEGAKLYNAKGERFANEVLPRDLMTEAIYRQMEEDKKPYVWLDMSVLGEKVILSHFPHIYERCLEEGYDVTKDWIPVVPAQHYFMGGIHVDSDSRTTMDRLFAIGETSCNGVHGANRLASNSLLESLVFARRAAEKIQKQEKENRKFEETDVFDTLCQQAQEGIQIDNLTEIYKQEILQEIEKEKQAK; translated from the coding sequence ATGAAGAAGATAAAGACAGATGTATTGATTGTAGGAACAGGAGCCAGCGGTCTTTTTGCAGCCCTTCACATTCCTTTGGACAGGCAAGTGCTGATGATTACAAAAGATGAAATTCAGTGCAGCGACTCCTATCTGGCGCAGGGGGGAATCTGTGTTTTAAGAGATGAAGACGATTATGACAGTTTTATGGAAGACACCTTAAAGGCAGGGCATTATGAAAATCGGAAGGAGTCTGTAGAGATTATGATTCGTTCCTCCAGAGCAGTGATTGAAGAGCTTTTGGAATATGGCGTAGACTTTGCAAAAAAGGACGGAGAGTTGGACTATACCAGAGAAGGTTGTCATTCAAAAGCCAGGATTCTTTTCCATGAGGACGTAACCGGAGAGGAGATTACCAGCAAACTTTTACAGGCAGCAAAGAAACGTTCCAATGTAAGAATCCTAGACCATGTAACCATGCTGGATATTATAGAAAGCGAAAATATCTGTCTGGGAATTTTGGCAGAAACAAAAGAAGGAGGGCTTCTGGGAATTGAGGCAGGTCAGACCATTTTGGCCAGCGGAGGGATTGGCGGATTGTATCAGCATTCTACAAATTATCCCCATCTTACCGGAGATGCTCTTGCCATAGCCATGCGTCATGGGGTAGAATTGGAGCATATAGATTATATCCAGATACACCCTACTACCTTGTACTCCACTCGGCCGGGAAGAAGATTTCTCATATCAGAATCTGTCCGGGGAGAGGGGGCAAAACTGTATAACGCAAAGGGAGAACGCTTTGCTAATGAAGTGCTTCCAAGAGATTTGATGACAGAGGCTATTTACAGACAAATGGAGGAAGATAAGAAGCCCTATGTATGGCTGGACATGAGTGTATTGGGAGAAAAAGTGATTTTAAGCCACTTCCCTCATATTTATGAAAGATGTCTGGAGGAGGGGTATGATGTGACAAAGGATTGGATTCCCGTAGTGCCGGCACAGCATTATTTTATGGGCGGTATTCATGTGGATTCAGATAGCAGAACCACGATGGACAGATTGTTTGCAATAGGAGAAACAAGCTGCAACGGCGTACATGGAGCCAACCGTCTGGCAAGCAATTCCCTTTTGGAGAGTCTGGTTTTTGCCAGAAGAGCGGCTGAGAAAATACAAAAACAGGAAAAAGAAAACAGAAAATTTGAAGAAACAGATGTCTTTGATACCTTGTGCCAGCAAGCGCAGGAAGGCATACAGATAGATAATCTGACAGAGATTTACAAACAGGAAATTTTACAGGAAATAGAAAAGGAGAAACAGGCAAAATGA